A genomic window from Nitrospirota bacterium includes:
- a CDS encoding proteasome accessory factor PafA2 family protein, with translation MSALNSQKIPYPTVGLIGLETEYGITRDHASSIDHVSESMALVRAYLDGPFQRRWSYREEDPHRDARGFRVERLEQDEEEDEFAARDAARALSFTDVKSDLVLTNGARFYNDHTHPEYSTPECRSLADLVAHDRAGELIVWEAACRRNRRLAAAGQPGDVSVFKNNTDFHGHSYGCHDNYLLPRSVSFERLAKGLIPFLISRQIVAGSGKMGIEVPTGPVRGRYQISQRADFIETDLSVNTMHNRPVVNTRDEPHADPARFRRLHLILGDANLSEFATALKVGTTRAVLELITRGGAPDVAVEQPALALKTISQDPDLKASVRLRDGRRLTALDLQSIYLDAARAGLEGADPEMDWVLREWSATLAALAGDQASLRGRVDWITKRWLLETFTEDARIAWDDPWLESLDLAYHHLDPARGLFRGLEADGAAGRVSTPEAVEHAVRHAPADTRASIRELCMTRFGEEVDSMQWAMIGAKDGTALDLGSLVEPEGVARLARILRDAPSLSAGIRAWREGITPRGHA, from the coding sequence GTGAGCGCTCTCAACTCACAGAAGATTCCCTACCCGACAGTCGGTCTGATCGGGTTGGAAACCGAGTACGGGATCACTCGCGATCACGCGTCCTCCATCGACCACGTGAGCGAGTCGATGGCGTTGGTGCGCGCGTACCTGGACGGGCCGTTCCAACGGCGGTGGAGTTATCGGGAAGAGGATCCCCACCGCGACGCGCGGGGGTTCCGCGTCGAGCGACTGGAGCAAGACGAGGAGGAGGACGAGTTTGCCGCGCGCGACGCCGCTCGCGCCTTGTCCTTTACCGACGTGAAGAGCGATTTGGTCCTGACGAACGGAGCCAGGTTCTACAACGACCACACCCACCCGGAATACTCCACGCCGGAGTGCCGATCACTCGCGGACCTGGTGGCTCACGATCGGGCCGGCGAGTTGATCGTGTGGGAAGCAGCCTGCCGCAGAAACCGGCGCCTCGCCGCCGCCGGCCAGCCCGGTGACGTCTCCGTGTTCAAGAACAATACGGACTTTCACGGCCACAGCTACGGATGCCACGACAACTATTTGCTGCCGCGAAGCGTATCGTTCGAGCGCCTCGCAAAGGGCCTGATCCCGTTTCTCATCTCCCGCCAGATCGTGGCCGGGTCCGGCAAGATGGGGATCGAAGTACCGACCGGCCCCGTTCGCGGCCGGTACCAGATTTCTCAACGCGCCGACTTCATCGAGACCGATCTCAGCGTCAACACCATGCACAACCGCCCCGTGGTCAACACCCGCGACGAACCGCACGCCGATCCCGCCCGCTTCCGCCGGCTCCACTTGATCCTGGGGGACGCCAACCTGTCAGAGTTCGCCACCGCGCTCAAGGTCGGCACCACCCGGGCTGTGCTCGAACTGATCACGCGCGGCGGTGCACCCGACGTCGCGGTCGAGCAACCCGCGCTGGCCCTGAAGACGATATCGCAGGACCCGGACCTGAAGGCGAGCGTTCGGCTCCGGGACGGCCGACGGTTGACCGCGCTGGATCTCCAGTCGATCTACCTCGATGCGGCGCGCGCCGGTTTGGAGGGGGCGGATCCCGAGATGGACTGGGTGTTGCGCGAATGGTCGGCGACGCTGGCGGCGCTGGCCGGTGATCAGGCTTCGCTCCGCGGGCGCGTGGACTGGATCACCAAGCGGTGGCTGTTGGAGACGTTCACCGAGGACGCCAGGATCGCGTGGGATGATCCGTGGTTGGAGAGTCTCGACCTGGCGTATCATCATCTCGACCCCGCGCGGGGTTTGTTTCGGGGCTTGGAGGCCGACGGAGCCGCGGGTCGGGTCTCGACCCCCGAGGCCGTGGAGCACGCGGTTCGGCACGCTCCGGCCGATACTCGCGCGAGCATCAGGGAATTGTGTATGACCCGGTTCGGGGAGGAGGTCGATTCGATGCAATGGGCCATGATCGGGGCCAAAGACGGCACCGCGCTGGATTTGGGGTCACTGGTCGAGCCGGAGGGGGTTGCCCGCCTCGCGCGGATCCTCCGGGATGCCCCGAGTCTGTCAGCCGGGATCAGAGCCTGGCGAGAAGGAATCACACCACGAGGTCACGCATGA
- a CDS encoding proteasome subunit alpha, producing the protein MTGDFVELLKASGYTWMPQVGAEHVDRETIAHGTTVLAMKYRDGVLVAGDRRATAGNVVMHDRTDKVLDLDRYSVLAIAGVPATAFEMARVLDHSFKYYRRSQLQDLSLEGKLRALSKLLRDNIPMAVQGIGAVAPIFAGYDVQSRTAKIFFYDILGAEFEGVEYAASGSGSPTIRGILHYVHRWGPQRLAAMAEDDAIVLALRLLNSAAEFDSATGGVDIADGLYPVVKLITAEGTTVVASERLGRLYEAHVGGRGV; encoded by the coding sequence ATGACGGGGGATTTTGTCGAGCTGTTGAAGGCGAGCGGGTATACGTGGATGCCTCAAGTGGGGGCCGAGCACGTGGATCGGGAGACAATCGCGCACGGCACCACCGTGCTTGCGATGAAGTATCGGGACGGGGTGTTGGTGGCCGGGGATCGGCGGGCTACGGCGGGTAATGTCGTGATGCACGACCGGACCGACAAGGTCTTGGATCTGGATCGGTACAGCGTGCTCGCCATCGCGGGGGTGCCGGCCACCGCGTTCGAGATGGCTCGGGTGCTGGATCATTCGTTCAAGTATTACCGCCGCAGCCAGCTCCAGGATCTGAGCCTGGAGGGCAAACTGCGCGCGCTCTCCAAACTGCTCCGGGACAACATTCCGATGGCGGTCCAGGGCATCGGTGCCGTGGCTCCCATCTTCGCGGGCTACGACGTGCAGAGCCGGACGGCGAAGATCTTTTTTTACGACATCCTCGGCGCGGAGTTCGAAGGCGTGGAATACGCCGCGTCCGGTTCCGGCTCGCCCACGATCCGCGGCATCCTGCACTACGTCCATCGTTGGGGCCCCCAACGCCTTGCCGCGATGGCGGAGGACGACGCCATCGTGCTCGCGCTGCGCTTGCTCAACAGCGCCGCCGAGTTTGATTCGGCGACCGGGGGCGTCGACATCGCCGACGGGTTGTACCCGGTGGTCAAACTGATCACCGCGGAGGGGACCACCGTCGTGGCCTCGGAACGATTGGGCCGCCTGTACGAGGCCCATGTGGGGGGGCGGGGTGTTTGA
- a CDS encoding ubiquitin-like protein UBact — MMTIDLERRERPIDPAPAPRKEDPGPRRPDVGSPERENLLKRMRQVDPKQAERYRQRTGQ, encoded by the coding sequence ATGATGACTATCGATTTGGAACGCCGCGAACGCCCGATCGATCCGGCGCCCGCTCCGCGAAAAGAGGATCCTGGCCCCCGGCGACCGGATGTCGGGTCGCCGGAGCGGGAGAACCTGCTCAAGCGGATGCGGCAGGTGGATCCGAAGCAGGCGGAGCGGTATCGCCAACGCACGGGCCAGTAG
- a CDS encoding proteasome accessory factor PafA2 family protein, with protein MLDRIVGIETEYGLLSHADQRLRAPERIAHRLRDFIFHEKRLGLIDLHHRDYDEPVGNGGFLLNAGRLYVDMGHLEYAGPECATLADAVAYERAGDVIVQRALEEVGLAERASIIKNNIDHETDATFGSHENYLVRRSFPFTREGLDQLVPFLVTRQLFAGAGRVGAARVPSGLVRISDEVERPDATFQISQRSDHIVNEFFQWVQGNRAIINTRDEPLADPERFRRLHLLLGDSNLCEVAIALKIGTTCLVLQLIEDGVSFADLTLPDPVGSLHAISRDASRRWLVELNDGRVISAIDIQERYAEAARRYYGRDEEMDWVIDEWQRVLTDLRGDYEKLVGRLDWASKLWMLESFREAEGLDWDAPWLKSLDLEYHNLQTAQGLYFALSEEGRVHRYITDDAAELAVAHPPRNTRAFGRGEAIKHLMAGDGRYVITWSGLMVEGRPPLRMPDPFLTYSGAVLDHFTQHNPR; from the coding sequence GTGCTGGACCGGATCGTCGGCATCGAAACCGAGTACGGGCTGCTGAGCCACGCCGATCAGCGCTTGCGAGCGCCCGAACGGATCGCCCACCGGCTGAGGGACTTCATCTTTCACGAAAAGCGCCTCGGCCTCATCGACCTTCACCATCGCGATTACGACGAACCCGTGGGCAACGGAGGGTTCCTGCTCAACGCCGGCCGCTTGTACGTGGACATGGGGCACCTGGAATACGCCGGTCCCGAGTGCGCCACGCTGGCCGACGCCGTGGCGTACGAGCGGGCCGGCGACGTGATCGTGCAGCGGGCGTTGGAAGAGGTGGGGCTCGCCGAGCGCGCGTCGATCATCAAGAACAACATCGACCACGAGACCGACGCGACGTTCGGGTCGCACGAGAACTACCTCGTGCGTCGCTCCTTTCCGTTTACGCGTGAGGGCCTGGATCAACTCGTGCCGTTTTTGGTCACGCGCCAACTCTTCGCCGGCGCGGGTCGGGTCGGGGCCGCGCGCGTGCCCTCCGGGTTGGTGCGGATCAGCGATGAAGTGGAGCGGCCCGACGCGACCTTTCAGATTTCGCAGCGGTCCGACCATATCGTCAACGAATTTTTCCAGTGGGTGCAGGGCAACCGGGCCATCATCAACACGCGCGACGAGCCCCTCGCCGACCCGGAACGGTTCCGCCGCCTGCACCTCCTGCTGGGAGACTCCAATCTGTGCGAGGTCGCCATCGCGCTGAAAATCGGCACCACGTGTCTGGTCCTCCAGTTGATCGAGGACGGCGTGAGCTTCGCGGATTTGACGTTGCCCGACCCGGTCGGCTCGTTGCACGCGATTTCTCGCGACGCGTCGCGCCGGTGGCTCGTGGAGTTGAACGACGGGCGGGTGATCTCGGCCATCGACATTCAAGAGCGGTACGCCGAGGCGGCGCGTCGCTATTACGGGCGCGATGAGGAGATGGACTGGGTCATCGACGAATGGCAACGCGTGCTTACCGATCTCCGGGGTGACTACGAAAAGCTCGTCGGACGGCTCGACTGGGCGTCCAAGTTGTGGATGCTGGAATCGTTTCGAGAGGCCGAGGGCCTCGACTGGGACGCTCCCTGGCTCAAGAGTCTCGATCTGGAGTATCACAACCTGCAGACGGCGCAGGGGTTGTACTTCGCGTTGTCGGAGGAAGGACGGGTTCACCGCTACATCACCGACGACGCCGCGGAGTTGGCGGTGGCCCACCCGCCGCGTAACACCCGTGCGTTCGGACGGGGTGAGGCCATCAAACACCTGATGGCCGGCGACGGACGATACGTGATCACGTGGTCGGGGCTCATGGTGGAAGGGCGGCCGCCGCTGCGGATGCCGGACCCGTTTCTGACCTACAGTGGCGCCGTCCTGGATCATTTCACGCAGCATAATCCCCGTTGA
- a CDS encoding AAA family ATPase: protein MSDRRPVPTEPDPQRPPSPATSEDSLLGLIDRCLASLSEGDPKQKWLYRIRHLVLQEERTRRESDADLQKLRGVVDKLTAPANRVGVVVAVPGRDVVRLVVGGAEYWAGVDPRLDPGELKVGVQVLVNEAFAVIKVLGYETGGPVLRVVDSLPDGRIRIGQEPGGQAAFIIRSADLVGTEIQPGDEVRVDSSHRVAIERLESKGSRDRLLDEVPDVTWEDIGGQKDAIAAIRKSIEAPLLHAKTFARFRFKPPKGLLLYGPPGCGKTLIGKATAASLAASLAGDGPPVRGAFLHVKGPEILNMWLGESERLVRDLFAQARSRRTAGFLPVIFIDEAESILGTRRSMRALNIANTLVPMFCAEMDGVTSLRDVVIILASNRPDLIDPAILRPGRIDRKIKVGRPSREDATEIIRIHLGDVPLDPSLLGDHGGDEAAARAALVTAAIDRLFARDDGNRVLAVRLRSGLRETMYRGDVISGAILAAVAQRAKERAIERALQQGGEQGIGIEDLRDAIDAEFSQGEILPPDDAAEEWLKVLDHHPQQVVGVASFRGGRESGERPVHVVI, encoded by the coding sequence ATGAGCGACCGCCGACCCGTCCCGACAGAGCCTGATCCCCAGCGTCCACCCTCGCCTGCGACGTCCGAGGACTCCCTGTTGGGCCTGATCGATCGGTGTCTCGCGTCGTTGTCCGAGGGCGATCCCAAACAGAAATGGCTCTATCGCATTCGGCACCTGGTTTTGCAGGAGGAACGCACGCGCCGAGAGAGCGACGCGGATCTCCAGAAGCTCAGGGGCGTGGTCGACAAGCTGACCGCGCCCGCCAACCGCGTGGGAGTCGTCGTGGCGGTGCCGGGACGTGACGTGGTTCGGCTCGTGGTGGGTGGGGCCGAGTACTGGGCCGGCGTGGACCCGCGGCTTGACCCCGGTGAGCTCAAGGTCGGGGTGCAGGTTCTCGTGAACGAAGCGTTCGCCGTGATCAAGGTGCTCGGCTACGAAACCGGCGGCCCGGTGTTGAGGGTCGTCGACAGTTTGCCGGACGGGAGGATCCGCATCGGGCAGGAACCGGGCGGGCAGGCGGCGTTCATTATCCGAAGTGCGGACCTGGTCGGGACCGAGATCCAGCCGGGTGACGAGGTGCGGGTGGATTCGAGCCACCGCGTGGCCATCGAGCGACTGGAGTCCAAGGGAAGTCGTGACCGACTCTTGGACGAGGTTCCCGACGTCACGTGGGAGGATATCGGAGGCCAGAAGGACGCGATCGCCGCGATCCGCAAGTCGATCGAAGCGCCGCTCCTCCACGCGAAAACGTTTGCACGTTTCCGGTTCAAACCGCCGAAGGGCCTCCTGCTGTACGGACCGCCGGGCTGCGGCAAGACGCTGATCGGGAAAGCCACCGCGGCCAGCCTTGCGGCGTCCCTGGCCGGTGACGGACCGCCGGTCCGCGGCGCGTTTCTGCACGTCAAAGGCCCCGAGATCCTGAACATGTGGCTGGGCGAATCGGAACGGCTCGTGCGCGACCTGTTTGCCCAGGCGCGAAGTCGGCGCACCGCAGGGTTTTTGCCCGTGATCTTCATCGATGAAGCCGAGTCGATCCTGGGGACTCGCCGCTCCATGCGCGCGCTCAACATCGCGAACACCCTGGTCCCGATGTTTTGCGCGGAGATGGACGGCGTGACGTCGCTGCGAGACGTCGTGATCATCCTGGCGTCGAACCGTCCCGACCTCATCGATCCCGCGATCCTGCGGCCGGGACGCATTGACCGGAAAATCAAAGTGGGGCGGCCCAGCCGCGAGGACGCGACCGAGATCATCCGGATCCATCTCGGCGACGTGCCGCTCGACCCCTCGCTCCTCGGAGACCACGGCGGGGACGAGGCGGCGGCACGCGCGGCGCTCGTCACGGCCGCGATCGACCGGCTGTTCGCGCGGGACGACGGCAACCGCGTGTTGGCGGTGCGCCTGCGCAGCGGCCTCCGGGAGACGATGTACCGGGGCGACGTGATCAGCGGGGCGATCCTGGCGGCGGTGGCGCAACGCGCCAAGGAGCGCGCGATCGAACGCGCACTGCAGCAAGGCGGCGAGCAAGGAATCGGCATCGAAGACCTCCGCGATGCGATCGACGCGGAGTTTTCTCAAGGAGAAATTCTCCCGCCCGACGACGCGGCGGAAGAATGGCTCAAGGTGCTGGACCACCATCCTCAGCAGGTGGTGGGCGTGGCGTCCTTCCGAGGCGGGCGGGAGTCAGGCGAGCGCCCGGTCCACGTCGTCATCTAG
- the malQ gene encoding 4-alpha-glucanotransferase produces the protein MTRIHAPFPFLPRKMAGVMVPLSALRSARNWGIGDCGDLPALMRWMTSCGFEVLQLLPLNEMGPGETCPYQALSGMASDPIYLALDAWEDVAESSTVQRLIAEEAMARDLAAWRRDERVQFRHVRAFKDRVLRLAFAEFLQCHWITDSRRARAFREFRDANAAWLVPFARFRVLKKVHQYRNWAEWPEPFRRADARALSRLDVEQAEELLYVHYQQWAVWEQWRNVRHEAQRMGIRLAGDLPFLVSWDSADIWSRRDEFDLTHTVGAPKDPINPEQDWGLPLFRWTVVETAGFPWWRQRLTLAREWFDLLRIDHVVGLFRVWVMAKGEVSHFDPPDEPEQIRRGEVFLTMIGERLGECIPIAEDLGTIPPFVPATLEKLGIAGHKVFRWERDDSVYRLPEKYPYVSMATTGTHDTPTLAAWWKTAPKAEREAFAELFDAEDVRRSGALEPGTFSDAWHRLILDRLFGSGSGLVILPFQDVFGREEQINIPATVGPHNWTYRIPCTIDELSQPPYKAKGKMVRSLLEKHGRVNQP, from the coding sequence GTGACCCGCATCCACGCTCCCTTTCCTTTCTTGCCGCGCAAGATGGCGGGCGTCATGGTGCCGCTGTCCGCGTTGCGCTCCGCCCGCAATTGGGGCATCGGTGATTGCGGCGACCTTCCCGCGTTGATGCGGTGGATGACCTCGTGTGGGTTCGAGGTCTTGCAGCTCCTGCCGCTCAATGAGATGGGACCCGGTGAAACCTGTCCCTACCAGGCGCTCAGCGGGATGGCGTCGGATCCGATCTACCTTGCGCTCGACGCGTGGGAGGATGTCGCGGAGTCGTCGACCGTCCAACGACTGATCGCTGAAGAAGCGATGGCGCGCGATCTCGCCGCGTGGCGGCGCGACGAACGCGTCCAGTTCCGCCACGTTCGCGCGTTCAAGGATCGAGTGCTGCGCCTGGCGTTCGCCGAATTTCTTCAGTGCCACTGGATCACCGACAGCCGTCGGGCGCGGGCTTTCCGGGAATTCCGCGACGCAAACGCCGCCTGGCTGGTCCCCTTCGCCCGGTTCCGGGTGTTGAAGAAGGTGCACCAATACCGGAACTGGGCCGAGTGGCCCGAGCCGTTCCGGCGCGCCGATGCCCGGGCATTGTCGCGCTTGGACGTCGAACAGGCCGAGGAGTTGCTCTACGTTCACTACCAGCAATGGGCGGTGTGGGAGCAGTGGCGGAACGTCCGACACGAGGCCCAGCGGATGGGGATTCGGCTCGCGGGTGACCTCCCGTTTCTGGTGAGTTGGGACAGTGCCGACATCTGGAGCCGCCGTGACGAGTTCGATCTGACACACACGGTCGGCGCACCCAAAGATCCGATCAATCCCGAGCAGGACTGGGGCCTCCCCTTGTTCCGGTGGACCGTGGTCGAAACAGCGGGTTTTCCCTGGTGGCGCCAGCGCCTCACGCTCGCCCGCGAGTGGTTCGACCTGCTGCGGATCGACCACGTGGTGGGGCTGTTTCGCGTATGGGTGATGGCGAAGGGCGAGGTCTCCCACTTCGATCCGCCGGACGAGCCCGAACAGATCCGGCGAGGCGAGGTGTTCCTCACCATGATCGGCGAACGGCTCGGCGAGTGTATCCCGATCGCGGAAGACCTCGGCACGATCCCGCCCTTCGTGCCGGCCACCCTGGAGAAGCTGGGAATCGCCGGACACAAGGTGTTCCGGTGGGAACGCGACGACAGCGTTTATCGGTTGCCGGAGAAGTATCCGTACGTGTCGATGGCGACCACGGGCACGCACGACACGCCGACTCTGGCGGCCTGGTGGAAGACCGCTCCGAAGGCGGAACGAGAAGCCTTCGCCGAGCTCTTCGATGCCGAAGACGTGCGTCGGTCCGGCGCATTGGAGCCCGGCACGTTCTCCGACGCATGGCACCGGTTGATTCTGGACCGTCTGTTCGGCTCAGGATCCGGGCTCGTCATCCTCCCCTTTCAGGACGTGTTCGGTCGCGAGGAGCAAATCAACATCCCCGCCACCGTCGGCCCGCACAATTGGACCTACCGAATCCCCTGCACGATCGACGAGCTGTCCCAGCCCCCGTACAAGGCGAAAGGGAAGATGGTGAGGAGTTTATTGGAAAAACACGGGCGGGTGAACCAACCCTAA